A genomic stretch from Erigeron canadensis isolate Cc75 chromosome 9, C_canadensis_v1, whole genome shotgun sequence includes:
- the LOC122581330 gene encoding transcription factor GTE1-like, producing METMDPPLAETRPESEPVLVEELGQNVNEIFVKVDELEKRLNEVEQFFSKTNKKQSNTSKASSVLKDKDKDKQLSSFRRRQQDASRREAAATKRMQDLMRQFYGLLRQHIFSHKWVEPFMQPVDVVGLKLDDYYEIIEKPMDFSTITNKLEAKDGTGYKNVREVCADVRLVFKNAMKYNDERNDFHVMAKTLLAKFEEKWLQLLPKVDEEDERRKREEAEAQFDMQLAQEVAHAKMARDLNTELDVVDKSLERMKEVVLQNCRKMSTEEKKALMTVLTQLSPEDLNKALLIVAQNNPNFQANGQEVDLDIDAQSESTLWKLKFFVKDLLQKQGKSPTSMGGNTITTTNTNINTNQNKRKKEINEAQPKPPQKRNKKA from the exons ATGGAAACAATGGACCCACCTCTAGCCGAAACCCGACCCGAAAGCGAACCCGTACTTGTTGAAGAATTAGGTCAAAATGTTAATGAAATCTTCGTCAAAGTTGATGAG CTTGAGAAGAGGTTGAACGAAGTTGAGCAGTTCTTCTCTAAGACAAATAAAAAACAGTCAAACACTTCTAAAGCTAGTTCAGTATTGAAAGACAAAGATAAGGATAAACAATTGAGCAGCTTTAGAAGGCGGCAGCAGGATGCATCTCGTAGGGAAGCAGCCGCTACAAAGAGAATGCAAGATCTTATGCGTCAGTTTTATGGATTATTACGTCAGCACATTTT TTCGCACAAGTGGGTAGAACCATTCATGCAGCCAGTGGATGTTGTGGGGCTTAAGTTGGATGATTACTATGAG ATAATTGAAAAGCCAATGGACTTCAGTACAATTACTAACAAATTGGAGGCAAAAGATGGCACTGGGTATAAAAATGTCCGAGAAGTATGCGCGGATGTGAGATTAGTATTTAAGAACGCTATGAAGTATAATGATGAGAGAAATGATTTTCATGTGATGGCCAAGACATTACTTGCAAAATTTGAGGAGAAGTGGCTGCAGCTTTTGCCGAAAGTTGATGAAGAG GATGAGAGACGGAAAAGGGAGGAAGCAGAGGCACAGTTTGATATGCAACTTGCTCAAGAGGTTGCTCATGCGAAAATGGCCAGGGACTTAAATACCGAA CTTGACGTGGTTGACAAAAGCCTCGAAAGAATGAAAGAAGTGGTACTTCAAAATTGCAG GAAAATGTCTACTGAAGAGAAGAAAGCACTGATGACAGTTCTTACCCAGTTATCTCCCGAAGATTTGAACAAGGCACTGCTAATCGTCGCCCAGAATAACCCCAACTTTCAAGCAAATGGTCAAGAGGTGGACCTTGACATTGATGCACAG AGTGAGTCGACGTTGTGGAAGTTGAAGTTTTTTGTGAAAGACTTGCTTCAGAAACAAGGAAAGAGTCCAACAAGCATGGGTGGTAACACCATCACTACCACCAACACCAacatcaacacaaatcaaaacaAACGGAAAAAAGAGATCAATGAGGCACAACCAAAACCCCCCCAGAAAAGGAACAAAAAGGCttaa